A part of Olleya sp. Bg11-27 genomic DNA contains:
- a CDS encoding choice-of-anchor J domain-containing protein — MKRIIYCLAILGITLVGCNPIEDIYNDLDATADPIVGSESYTLTSDDYAELELGFGSFSSIEEAKLLMPDFLANKYPFWGQGSSVLVGYQLYVGNAEGVSDLTNSDVYQLTNSDYATTGSDAFGFYPDIDAVSLVPDVLRTQIASPTEGQVVLAKYKQYTEVPVVGLASIIDYNFAGSFEGWTSQEEFGGDEVWTTETGNIRGNGYFGAQFANIEWLVSPAIDLDGEDNLKFQITQELDFATDASLVKILVSTDYAGDVLTATWDEISLANPATGDMASSEDYDFSAYDGQQINVAFKYESTDSDASRWRIANMSIKTLGATGATNSKGNYFTYSAGEWVAMEGIYYLSSADYDSMGTASGQPGEYNNFSSSLSPDNYLPTFLDLNFPFAQEDEELIIIYDYFSSSTGAQRRGNLYSVVNGEFSGYESTISTTLQFGFDNGVWVPDNTIRYTLAPDDYTNIGTALAVDYPTATSSMINYGNMDRRAGNPAEWTNAMVLEAVAVVLDQIDPSAADEQKYVVTIEVYNGSNTTEDFAVIKMGGSWIYQ; from the coding sequence ATGAAAAGAATAATTTATTGTTTAGCTATTTTAGGGATAACCTTAGTGGGTTGTAACCCAATTGAAGACATCTATAACGATCTAGATGCAACAGCAGATCCTATTGTTGGTTCTGAGTCTTATACACTTACAAGTGATGATTATGCAGAATTAGAATTAGGTTTTGGTAGTTTTAGTTCTATTGAAGAAGCTAAATTACTTATGCCAGACTTTCTAGCTAATAAATATCCATTTTGGGGACAAGGTTCTTCTGTTTTAGTTGGATATCAATTATATGTTGGTAACGCAGAGGGAGTTAGCGATTTGACTAATTCTGATGTGTATCAACTAACTAATTCGGATTACGCTACTACTGGAAGTGATGCTTTTGGTTTTTATCCAGATATAGATGCAGTGTCTTTAGTGCCTGATGTATTAAGAACACAAATTGCAAGTCCAACAGAAGGACAAGTTGTTTTAGCTAAATACAAACAGTATACAGAAGTTCCTGTTGTAGGTTTAGCTAGTATTATAGACTATAATTTTGCAGGAAGTTTTGAGGGGTGGACAAGTCAAGAAGAATTTGGAGGAGATGAAGTATGGACGACTGAAACTGGTAACATCCGAGGTAATGGATATTTTGGAGCTCAATTTGCAAATATTGAATGGTTAGTATCTCCAGCTATTGATTTAGATGGTGAGGATAACCTTAAATTTCAAATTACTCAAGAACTTGATTTTGCTACGGATGCATCATTAGTTAAAATTTTAGTATCTACAGATTATGCAGGTGATGTGTTAACTGCAACATGGGATGAAATTTCTTTAGCTAATCCTGCTACAGGAGATATGGCTTCTTCAGAGGATTATGACTTTTCTGCTTATGATGGTCAACAAATTAACGTAGCATTCAAGTATGAATCTACAGATAGTGATGCTTCTCGATGGAGAATTGCTAATATGTCTATTAAGACTTTAGGGGCTACAGGTGCTACTAATTCTAAAGGAAATTATTTTACATATTCTGCAGGAGAATGGGTTGCAATGGAAGGTATTTACTACTTGAGTTCTGCAGATTATGATTCAATGGGGACGGCTTCAGGACAACCTGGTGAGTATAATAACTTTAGTAGTTCATTGTCTCCAGATAATTATTTACCGACATTCTTGGATTTAAACTTTCCTTTTGCTCAGGAAGATGAAGAGTTAATCATAATTTATGATTATTTCTCAAGTTCTACTGGAGCGCAAAGAAGAGGTAATTTATACTCAGTTGTTAATGGTGAGTTTTCTGGTTACGAATCAACTATTTCTACAACACTTCAGTTTGGTTTTGATAATGGTGTTTGGGTTCCTGATAACACCATTAGATATACTTTAGCTCCTGATGACTATACAAATATAGGTACAGCTTTAGCTGTTGATTATCCAACAGCAACGAGTAGTATGATTAACTATGGTAATATGGATAGAAGAGCTGGGAATCCTGCAGAATGGACTAACGCAATGGTTTTGGAAGCAGTAGCTGTAGTTTTAGATCAAATTGATCCTTCGGCAGCAGATGAACAGAAATATGTTGTTACTATAGAGGTGTATAATGGTAGTAATACCACTGAGGACTTTGCAGTTATTAAAATGGGAGGTAGTTGGATATACCAATAG
- a CDS encoding TonB-dependent receptor: MKNTIKVMFFAVTLMFSAFTMAQSTVSGTVVDSETKTPLLGVNIIESGTSNGTSSDFDGKFSLTTKSSTTKIVLSYVGFIDQEIQISGNKNVGEIALISSEVGLDEIMIIASVAVDRKTPVAVSTIRAKDIELKLGTQEFPEILKSTPGVYVTKQGGGYGDSRINLRGFNSENVAVMINGVPVNDMENGAVYWSNWAGLGDVTSSMQVQRGLGASKVAVASVGGTINILTKTTDAVEGGNFGTSIANDGYFKYGMTYSTGLSDNGFAASVSASKITGDGYVDGTEFSGYNYFLNLSQQLNDAHRLSFTAFGSQQEHGQRFNRSTIAELQDTDSGPQKANRDWGYKNGEVYHQSYNFYHKPQMSINHLWNITDDSALSTAVYASFGSGGGRRDEGSKIGSDDYRIGTAGLQPIDFDKVVTENQANGVNGSSDIISSSRNSHEWYGLLSTYKNAINDKLTISGGLDARSYLGSHWYQVDDLLGGQFFLDNETDTFAYGQALKVGDRYNKDYDGIVQRYGLFAQAEYQVTDKLNLFIATDVSNSNYKKREYMNNTIIGSRESESVNFIGYGTKGGGNYNLDANNNVFVNVGYFSKAPFLVNVFLDEDGLDANENAVNEKVFSAELGYGFRGEKLSANVNVYYTKWLDKSLNGSIGTGENLFFYNLQGVDALHQGVEVDFKYKANDNITLTGMASLGDWQWKSNVSSIIRNQAGDEIDIVEVVADGIKVGDAAQTTFALGLDYKLAQKSNIYLDYNFAGDNYASYDVTNRSSADLPDVWEVPDFGLFDVGMRHGFAVGSFDATLIGKVNNVFNTEYISDANDLDGTSSTAQVYYGAGRTYSVALKVNF; encoded by the coding sequence ATGAAAAACACAATTAAAGTTATGTTTTTTGCAGTGACATTAATGTTTTCTGCATTTACAATGGCTCAAAGTACTGTTTCTGGAACAGTGGTAGACTCTGAGACAAAAACGCCTTTATTAGGAGTTAACATTATTGAATCAGGAACATCTAATGGAACATCTTCCGATTTTGACGGAAAATTCTCGTTAACAACTAAATCAAGTACAACTAAGATTGTTTTATCTTATGTTGGATTTATTGATCAGGAGATTCAAATAAGTGGAAACAAAAATGTAGGTGAGATAGCATTAATTTCTAGCGAAGTTGGTTTGGATGAAATAATGATTATAGCATCTGTAGCTGTAGACAGAAAAACACCTGTTGCAGTATCTACTATTAGAGCTAAAGATATTGAGTTAAAATTAGGAACTCAAGAATTTCCTGAGATTTTAAAATCTACGCCAGGTGTTTATGTTACAAAACAAGGTGGAGGTTACGGAGATAGTAGAATTAACCTTAGAGGGTTTAATTCTGAAAATGTTGCAGTAATGATTAATGGTGTTCCCGTTAACGATATGGAAAACGGAGCTGTTTATTGGAGTAATTGGGCTGGTTTAGGAGATGTAACATCTAGTATGCAAGTTCAAAGAGGTTTAGGAGCTTCAAAAGTAGCAGTAGCTTCAGTAGGAGGGACAATAAATATCCTTACTAAAACAACGGATGCAGTTGAAGGAGGTAACTTTGGAACTAGTATTGCTAATGATGGTTATTTTAAATACGGTATGACGTATTCAACGGGTTTAAGTGATAATGGTTTTGCAGCATCAGTAAGTGCTTCTAAAATTACAGGAGATGGTTATGTTGATGGAACAGAATTTTCTGGATACAACTACTTTCTTAATTTGTCTCAACAATTAAACGATGCACACAGATTATCATTTACGGCTTTTGGTTCTCAACAAGAACATGGGCAACGTTTTAATCGTTCTACTATAGCTGAACTTCAAGATACAGATTCAGGGCCTCAAAAAGCAAATAGAGATTGGGGTTATAAAAATGGTGAAGTATATCATCAATCTTACAACTTTTACCATAAGCCGCAAATGTCTATTAATCACTTATGGAATATTACTGATGATTCTGCATTATCAACAGCGGTTTACGCTTCTTTTGGTTCTGGTGGAGGACGAAGAGATGAAGGATCTAAGATTGGGTCTGACGATTACAGAATTGGAACTGCAGGTTTACAACCGATAGATTTTGATAAAGTAGTTACAGAAAATCAAGCCAACGGTGTAAATGGTTCTAGTGATATTATTTCTTCTTCTAGAAACTCGCATGAATGGTATGGTTTATTATCAACTTATAAAAATGCAATTAATGATAAACTAACAATTTCAGGAGGTTTAGATGCGCGTTCTTATTTAGGATCTCACTGGTATCAGGTAGATGATTTATTAGGAGGGCAGTTTTTCTTAGATAATGAGACGGATACTTTCGCTTATGGACAAGCTCTTAAAGTTGGAGATAGATACAATAAAGATTATGACGGTATTGTTCAGAGATATGGATTATTTGCACAAGCTGAATACCAAGTTACTGATAAATTAAACTTATTTATTGCTACAGATGTTTCTAATAGTAATTATAAGAAGAGAGAATACATGAACAATACCATAATTGGAAGCAGAGAATCTGAATCTGTTAACTTTATTGGTTATGGAACCAAAGGTGGTGGTAACTATAATTTAGATGCAAATAACAATGTATTTGTTAATGTTGGATATTTTTCAAAAGCACCATTTTTAGTAAATGTGTTTTTAGATGAAGATGGACTTGATGCTAATGAAAATGCAGTAAATGAAAAAGTGTTTAGTGCAGAGTTAGGATACGGTTTCCGTGGAGAAAAATTAAGTGCTAATGTAAATGTTTATTATACAAAATGGTTAGATAAGTCTCTTAATGGGTCTATAGGTACTGGTGAAAATTTATTTTTTTACAACTTACAAGGTGTAGATGCATTGCATCAAGGTGTTGAAGTTGATTTTAAATATAAGGCAAACGATAATATTACATTAACAGGTATGGCGTCTTTAGGTGACTGGCAATGGAAAAGTAATGTGTCTTCGATTATAAGAAATCAAGCTGGAGATGAAATTGATATTGTAGAGGTTGTTGCTGATGGTATAAAAGTTGGTGATGCAGCTCAAACGACATTTGCTTTAGGTTTAGATTATAAATTAGCACAAAAATCTAATATCTATTTAGATTATAATTTTGCAGGTGATAACTATGCCTCTTATGATGTGACTAATAGATCTAGTGCTGATCTACCTGATGTTTGGGAAGTTCCTGATTTTGGGTTGTTTGATGTTGGTATGAGACATGGTTTTGCAGTGGGTTCGTTTGACGCGACATTAATCGGAAAGGTTAATAATGTTTTTAATACAGAGTATATTTCGGATGCTAATGATTTGGATGGAACTTCATCTACGGCACAAGTGTATTACGGTGCAGGAAGAACATATAGTGTAGCATTAAAAGTTAATTTTTAA
- the pgi gene encoding glucose-6-phosphate isomerase, whose product MALPSINPTSTKTWKKLEAHFEAVKGLEMKDLFVQDKTRANQMAISWEDFYVDYSKNRITSETITLLLELAEEVKLKEAIQSQFSGEVINKTEGREVLHTALRAKATDTILVDGKNVMPEIFEVKEKIEDFSNQVISGHLKGYTNKAFTDVVNIGIGGSDLGPAMVVESLQYYKNHLRTHFVSNIDGDHVNEVLKTLNPETTLFVIVSKTFTTQETLSNANTIRTWFLKHAKQEDVAKHFVAVSTNVEKVKYFGINENNIFPMWNWVGGRFSLWSAVGLTISLSVGYKNFDSLLEGANTMDTHFKTTDFDKNIPVVLALLSVWYNNFFKAESEAVIPYTQYLTQFATYLQQGIMESNGKSVDRNGLPVNYQTGTLIWGEPGSNSQHAFFQLIHQGTKLIPADFIGFAQSLYGNHDHQDKLMSNFFAQTEALLNGKTKEDVEAEFRSQNVSEEKIKELTPFKVFEGNKPTNTIFIKKLTPDSLGKLIAMYEHKIFVQGVVWNIYSYDQFGVELGKQLANKILKEFDNSSFDNHDASTLNLLELYKELR is encoded by the coding sequence ATGGCATTACCATCAATCAACCCAACAAGTACAAAAACTTGGAAAAAATTAGAAGCACATTTTGAAGCTGTTAAAGGTTTAGAAATGAAAGATTTATTTGTTCAGGATAAAACCAGAGCAAATCAAATGGCTATTAGTTGGGAGGATTTTTATGTTGATTATTCAAAAAACAGAATAACATCAGAAACTATTACATTGCTGTTAGAATTAGCGGAAGAGGTTAAACTTAAAGAAGCAATTCAGTCACAATTTTCTGGAGAGGTTATCAATAAAACAGAAGGTAGAGAAGTGTTGCATACAGCTTTACGTGCTAAAGCGACCGATACTATTTTAGTAGATGGTAAAAATGTAATGCCAGAGATTTTTGAAGTTAAGGAAAAAATTGAAGATTTTTCTAACCAAGTCATTTCAGGACATTTAAAAGGATATACAAATAAAGCTTTTACCGATGTTGTAAATATAGGTATTGGTGGAAGTGATTTAGGACCAGCGATGGTCGTAGAGTCGCTTCAATATTATAAAAATCATCTAAGGACACATTTTGTTAGTAATATAGATGGGGATCATGTTAACGAGGTTTTAAAAACATTGAACCCTGAAACCACACTGTTTGTTATCGTTTCAAAAACATTTACAACACAAGAAACATTATCTAATGCTAATACTATTAGGACTTGGTTTTTAAAACATGCTAAGCAAGAGGATGTTGCAAAGCATTTTGTCGCAGTATCTACTAATGTAGAAAAAGTAAAATATTTTGGAATAAACGAAAATAACATCTTCCCGATGTGGAATTGGGTTGGAGGTCGTTTTTCATTGTGGAGTGCAGTAGGATTGACCATTAGTTTGTCTGTGGGTTATAAAAACTTTGATTCGCTTTTAGAAGGGGCAAATACAATGGATACCCATTTTAAAACAACAGATTTTGATAAAAATATTCCTGTTGTTTTAGCATTATTAAGTGTTTGGTATAATAATTTTTTTAAAGCAGAAAGTGAGGCGGTAATACCATACACGCAATATTTGACCCAGTTTGCAACGTATTTGCAACAGGGTATTATGGAAAGTAATGGTAAAAGTGTAGACCGTAATGGTTTGCCTGTTAACTACCAAACAGGAACATTAATTTGGGGAGAGCCAGGGAGTAATTCGCAACATGCCTTTTTTCAATTAATACATCAAGGGACTAAGTTGATTCCTGCAGATTTTATTGGTTTTGCGCAGTCATTATATGGTAATCATGATCACCAAGATAAGTTGATGTCTAATTTCTTTGCGCAAACCGAGGCATTACTAAACGGAAAAACAAAAGAAGATGTTGAAGCCGAGTTTAGAAGTCAAAATGTTTCAGAAGAAAAAATAAAAGAATTAACACCCTTCAAAGTCTTTGAAGGTAATAAGCCTACAAATACAATCTTCATAAAAAAACTAACCCCAGATAGTTTAGGAAAACTTATAGCTATGTACGAACATAAAATATTTGTGCAAGGTGTTGTTTGGAACATTTATAGTTATGATCAGTTTGGAGTCGAGTTAGGGAAGCAATTAGCAAATAAAATCTTAAAGGAATTTGATAATTCTAGTTTTGATAATCACGATGCTTCAACCTTAAATTTGCTTGAATTATATAAAGAATTAAGATAA
- the hppD gene encoding 4-hydroxyphenylpyruvate dioxygenase, with amino-acid sequence MSKKEVKSVDYGLEKIFEGAQDFLPLLGTDYVEFYVGNAKQAAHFYKTAFGFQSHAYKGLETGSKDSVSYVLKQDKIRLVLTTPLNSKSPINDHIVKHGDGVKVVALWVEDARKAYEETTKRGAKSYMEPVVEKDEFGEVVRAGIYTYGETVHMFVERKNYDGQFLPGFVEWKSDYNPEPVGLKYIDHMVGNVGWGEMNTWVKWYEDVMGFVNFLSFDDKQIHTEYSALMSKVMSNGNGRIKFPINEPAKAAKRSQIEEYLDFYEGSGVQHIAVATDDIIKTVSQLKARGIEFLPPPPQAYYDDIPNRLGVHMEMMKEDINELQKLSIMIDADEEGYLLQIFTKPVEDRPTLFFEIIQRMGAQGFGAGNFKALFESIEREQAKRGTL; translated from the coding sequence ATGAGTAAAAAAGAAGTAAAATCAGTAGACTACGGTTTAGAAAAAATATTTGAAGGTGCACAAGATTTTTTGCCGCTTTTAGGAACAGATTATGTTGAGTTTTACGTGGGTAACGCAAAACAAGCAGCGCATTTTTATAAAACAGCATTCGGATTCCAATCTCATGCTTACAAAGGATTAGAAACAGGGTCAAAAGATTCGGTAAGTTATGTGTTAAAGCAAGATAAGATCCGTTTAGTATTAACAACACCATTAAATAGTAAGTCGCCAATTAACGATCACATTGTAAAACATGGTGATGGTGTAAAAGTTGTGGCATTATGGGTGGAAGATGCTAGAAAAGCTTATGAAGAGACTACAAAACGTGGTGCAAAATCATACATGGAACCAGTCGTAGAAAAAGATGAATTTGGAGAAGTGGTGAGAGCTGGAATTTATACTTACGGAGAAACAGTTCACATGTTTGTGGAGCGTAAAAACTACGATGGACAATTTTTGCCAGGATTTGTAGAATGGAAAAGTGACTACAATCCAGAACCAGTTGGATTAAAATACATTGACCATATGGTTGGTAATGTAGGTTGGGGGGAAATGAATACTTGGGTAAAATGGTATGAAGATGTTATGGGCTTTGTTAACTTCTTATCTTTTGATGACAAGCAAATCCACACAGAATACTCGGCTTTAATGTCTAAAGTAATGAGTAATGGTAATGGACGTATCAAATTCCCGATTAACGAGCCTGCAAAAGCAGCTAAAAGATCTCAGATAGAAGAATATTTGGATTTCTACGAAGGTTCAGGAGTGCAACATATTGCAGTAGCAACAGATGATATTATTAAAACAGTATCTCAACTTAAAGCTAGAGGTATCGAGTTTTTGCCACCACCACCACAAGCGTATTATGATGATATTCCAAACCGTTTAGGTGTGCATATGGAAATGATGAAGGAAGATATTAACGAGCTTCAAAAGTTGTCAATTATGATTGATGCAGATGAGGAAGGGTATTTACTTCAGATCTTTACAAAACCAGTAGAAGATAGACCAACTTTGTTTTTCGAAATCATACAACGTATGGGAGCGCAAGGTTTTGGAGCAGGAAATTTTAAAGCATTGTTTGAGTCTATCGAGAGAGAACAAGCAAAAAGAGGAACGCTTTAA
- a CDS encoding peptidoglycan DD-metalloendopeptidase family protein, whose product MERTRIARLGKRGLILLISTLAIVSCKEEEVKVPVETVSVIEPVALYEFGFKLDDYVVKRDTIRKGDSFGEILQRNKIDYSKIYQIAEQTKDSFDIRRLQVGKPYTLLCSTDSLQQPKCFIYQPTKTDYVVINFQDSIHAYSSAKPIKFVEKEVSGVIESNISEAFAKQGKSVLLAYKMSDIYAWTIDFSRLQKKDKFKVVYTEKYIDDSIYAGIDNIKAAYFLHNGEDFYAFEFETDTIKGLKDYFSEEAKNLRRAFLKAPVEYKRISSRYNLNRRIALYGNRVRPHKGTDFAAGIGTPIRATANGTVIQSRYSKSAGNFVAVKHNSIYTTKYFHMQKRNAKVGDFVRQGDVIGYVGMTGNTSGPHVCYRFWKNGKEVDPFKQKLPEAEPITDSLKTEYLKFIKPLREQLDGIDFILPIEEEQILDVQTITENSITYTK is encoded by the coding sequence ATGGAGCGAACAAGAATTGCAAGATTGGGGAAAAGAGGTCTAATACTTCTAATATCAACATTAGCAATTGTAAGTTGTAAAGAGGAAGAGGTTAAAGTGCCAGTAGAAACCGTTTCAGTGATAGAGCCAGTAGCGCTTTATGAATTTGGTTTTAAATTGGACGATTACGTGGTAAAACGCGATACTATCAGAAAAGGAGATAGTTTTGGAGAGATTTTGCAACGTAATAAGATAGATTATTCTAAAATTTATCAAATAGCAGAACAAACCAAAGATAGTTTTGACATTAGGCGTTTACAAGTTGGTAAGCCCTACACATTATTGTGTTCTACAGATTCACTACAACAACCAAAATGTTTTATTTATCAGCCTACTAAAACAGATTATGTTGTTATAAATTTTCAAGATTCCATTCACGCCTATTCAAGTGCAAAGCCGATTAAATTTGTAGAAAAAGAAGTGTCTGGTGTTATCGAGTCTAATATATCTGAAGCATTTGCTAAACAAGGTAAAAGTGTGTTGTTAGCTTATAAAATGTCGGATATCTACGCTTGGACTATTGATTTTTCAAGACTTCAAAAAAAGGATAAATTTAAAGTGGTTTATACCGAAAAATATATCGATGATAGTATTTATGCAGGAATAGATAATATTAAGGCAGCTTACTTTCTACATAATGGAGAAGATTTTTATGCCTTCGAGTTTGAAACAGATACCATAAAAGGTTTAAAAGATTATTTCTCGGAAGAGGCTAAAAATCTGCGTCGCGCTTTTTTAAAAGCACCTGTAGAGTATAAACGTATTTCATCTAGATATAATTTAAACCGAAGGATTGCTTTATATGGTAATCGGGTGCGTCCACATAAAGGGACCGATTTTGCAGCAGGTATAGGGACGCCCATTAGAGCCACAGCAAATGGAACCGTTATTCAATCTCGATATAGTAAGTCTGCTGGTAATTTTGTAGCAGTAAAGCACAATAGTATCTACACAACTAAATATTTTCACATGCAAAAACGAAATGCCAAGGTTGGTGATTTTGTAAGACAAGGAGATGTCATCGGTTATGTGGGTATGACAGGTAATACGTCAGGACCTCATGTTTGTTATCGTTTTTGGAAAAACGGAAAAGAGGTTGATCCTTTCAAACAAAAGTTACCGGAAGCAGAGCCTATCACTGACAGTTTAAAAACCGAATATTTAAAGTTTATAAAACCGTTAAGGGAGCAGTTAGACGGTATCGATTTTATACTACCTATAGAAGAAGAACAGATCTTAGATGTTCAAACAATTACAGAAAATTCAATTACATATACTAAATAA
- a CDS encoding DUF3108 domain-containing protein — MKNQILLILALFTASFSFAIDPDPAFKSGEWFKFKMSYSGWMKAGNATLQVKESTLNGKPVFHVVGKGWTTGMIKWFFKVEDRYESYFDKETILPYKFIRKIDEGGHKKNIEIEFDQDQRKALIYNKKHDTQKTLDTKPNVQDMVSTFYYLRNKLDTKTLKEGDEIKLDMFFDEESYGFKLKYLGKENLDTDFGTVETLMFRPYVMAGRVFKEEESLTLWVSNDKNKIPLRIKADLAVGSLRADLVAYAGLKHSFKIIVD, encoded by the coding sequence ATGAAAAATCAAATACTTTTAATCTTAGCATTATTTACCGCTAGTTTCTCTTTTGCAATAGATCCAGACCCTGCATTTAAAAGTGGCGAGTGGTTTAAATTTAAAATGAGTTATAGTGGTTGGATGAAGGCTGGTAACGCAACGCTTCAAGTTAAAGAGTCAACATTAAATGGTAAGCCTGTATTTCATGTGGTTGGAAAAGGATGGACTACAGGGATGATTAAATGGTTTTTTAAAGTGGAAGACCGTTACGAGAGTTATTTTGATAAAGAAACCATTTTGCCTTATAAGTTTATTAGAAAAATAGACGAAGGGGGACATAAAAAGAATATTGAAATAGAATTTGATCAAGATCAAAGAAAAGCATTGATATATAATAAGAAGCACGACACACAAAAAACGTTGGATACCAAACCTAACGTTCAAGATATGGTGTCTACTTTTTACTATTTAAGAAATAAATTAGATACCAAAACTCTTAAAGAAGGTGACGAAATTAAATTAGACATGTTTTTTGATGAAGAAAGTTATGGTTTTAAATTAAAATATTTAGGAAAAGAAAATCTGGACACTGATTTTGGAACCGTTGAAACTTTAATGTTTAGACCCTATGTAATGGCAGGTCGCGTTTTTAAAGAAGAAGAAAGCTTGACGCTTTGGGTGTCTAATGATAAAAATAAAATACCTTTACGTATTAAAGCTGATTTAGCTGTGGGATCTCTAAGAGCAGATTTGGTTGCTTATGCAGGATTAAAACACAGTTTTAAAATTATAGTAGACTAA
- a CDS encoding tryptophan 2,3-dioxygenase family protein: protein MSVDPNLIKQLEEKYKALDQNVNTHLEGLLHSKPIDYWDYIQTDALLNLQVQRTTLPDEMVFLMYHQVNELLFKMILWEIDQVAKQDAITASFFETKIMRISRYFDVLTSSFTVMKDGMDVEQYNKFRNTLTPASGFQSAQYRKIEFASTELINLIDNRFRETIDRNSSLEHAFEHLYWQAAGKDYKTGKKSYTLTVFEAKYKDEFIRFVEFYNTHNLWTIFKSLPQEVREDKDLIKAMRHYDYTVNITWVMAHYNTANHYLNIGGKTAEATGGSEWVKYMHPKYQRRIFFPDLWSEQELQDWGKEV, encoded by the coding sequence ATGAGTGTAGACCCAAATTTAATTAAGCAACTAGAAGAGAAATATAAAGCATTAGACCAAAATGTTAATACGCATTTAGAAGGTTTATTGCATAGTAAACCCATTGATTATTGGGACTATATTCAGACTGATGCGCTTTTAAATCTGCAAGTGCAACGTACAACCTTACCAGATGAAATGGTCTTTTTGATGTATCATCAGGTTAACGAGTTATTGTTTAAAATGATTTTATGGGAAATAGATCAAGTTGCAAAGCAAGACGCTATAACAGCATCCTTTTTTGAAACTAAGATCATGCGCATTAGTCGCTATTTTGACGTATTAACGTCTTCTTTTACTGTAATGAAAGATGGTATGGATGTCGAGCAGTATAACAAATTCAGAAACACATTAACACCGGCAAGCGGGTTCCAATCGGCACAATACCGTAAAATTGAATTTGCTTCAACCGAGTTGATTAATCTTATTGATAATAGATTTAGAGAAACCATAGACCGTAACTCGTCTTTAGAACATGCTTTTGAACATTTATATTGGCAAGCAGCAGGAAAGGACTACAAAACAGGTAAAAAAAGCTATACATTAACAGTTTTTGAAGCTAAATACAAAGACGAATTTATTAGATTTGTAGAATTCTATAATACACATAATTTGTGGACAATCTTTAAAAGTTTACCGCAAGAGGTTAGAGAAGACAAGGATTTAATAAAAGCAATGCGTCATTACGACTACACAGTAAATATTACTTGGGTAATGGCACATTATAACACAGCGAATCACTATTTAAATATTGGTGGTAAAACAGCTGAAGCAACAGGAGGAAGTGAATGGGTAAAATACATGCATCCAAAGTATCAAAGACGAATATTTTTTCCAGATCTATGGAGCGAACAAGAATTGCAAGATTGGGGAAAAGAGGTCTAA